The following proteins are encoded in a genomic region of Flammeovirga pectinis:
- a CDS encoding SanA/YdcF family protein translates to MLKKSTLYKKLILVVVVVITTFVILLIGLNNLVSEKSKPYLLDKENINVTCKTGLVLGTSRYLISGGTNPYFKYRIEAASDLIKNHNIEFIIVSGDNRTKAYNEPKVMRKALIEKGVSSKRIVMDYAGLRTLDSVIRTKKVFGQERFIIISQKFHVERAVYIARYHGIEAYGYIADDVPISKDYYTHLREVFARAKMFLDLYILKTSPKHLGKEEIIK, encoded by the coding sequence ATGTTGAAGAAGTCCACGTTATATAAAAAACTTATTTTAGTAGTTGTAGTCGTCATTACTACCTTTGTTATTCTACTTATTGGACTTAATAATCTAGTAAGTGAAAAGAGTAAACCATATTTACTTGACAAAGAAAATATTAATGTAACATGCAAAACAGGGTTAGTGTTAGGCACTAGTAGATATTTAATTTCAGGTGGAACAAATCCTTATTTTAAATATAGAATTGAAGCTGCTTCAGATTTAATAAAGAATCATAATATTGAATTTATTATTGTCAGTGGCGACAATAGAACTAAGGCTTACAACGAACCTAAAGTTATGCGCAAAGCATTAATTGAGAAGGGTGTTAGCAGCAAAAGAATTGTAATGGATTACGCAGGTTTAAGAACCCTTGATTCTGTAATTAGAACTAAAAAGGTTTTTGGACAGGAGCGTTTTATAATTATATCTCAAAAATTCCATGTAGAAAGAGCTGTATATATTGCTAGGTACCATGGAATAGAGGCATATGGTTATATTGCCGACGATGTCCCTATAAGTAAAGATTACTATACACACCTAAGAGAAGTGTTTGCTAGAGCTAAAATGTTTTTAGATTTATATATTTTAAAAACATCACCTAAACATTTAGGGAAAGAAGAAATTATCAAATAA
- a CDS encoding NADPH-dependent FMN reductase: MKNVLVFGATNSKESINKQLALWAGNQLENVNVSTLDLNDYEMPIYSIDKEGASGIPKEVEVFKAEIAKADAIIISFAEHNGNYTVAYKNIFDWVSRSTREVYQNKPVFVLASSPGPGGAKSVLNIATSSLPYAAADVKGSFSLPSYHNNFTVEEGIKEGALNEQFQSEFKKFKEAILVSESV, encoded by the coding sequence ATGAAAAATGTATTAGTATTTGGAGCAACAAATTCAAAAGAATCAATAAATAAGCAATTAGCTCTTTGGGCAGGTAATCAATTAGAAAATGTAAATGTATCTACCTTAGATTTGAACGATTATGAAATGCCAATATATAGCATTGATAAAGAAGGTGCATCAGGTATTCCTAAAGAAGTAGAAGTTTTTAAAGCAGAGATAGCAAAAGCAGATGCAATAATTATTTCTTTTGCAGAGCATAACGGAAATTATACAGTAGCTTATAAAAATATATTTGATTGGGTTTCTAGATCAACAAGAGAAGTGTATCAAAACAAACCTGTATTTGTTTTAGCTTCTTCTCCTGGACCTGGAGGTGCGAAAAGTGTTTTAAATATTGCTACATCATCTCTACCTTACGCAGCAGCTGATGTTAAAGGCAGTTTCTCATTGCCATCGTATCATAATAATTTCACTGTCGAAGAAGGTATTAAAGAAGGTGCTTTAAATGAACAATTTCAATCTGAATTTAAGAAGTTTAAAGAGGCTATTCTCGTATCAGAATCGGTATAA
- a CDS encoding cold-shock protein yields MARSQQSFNKKEKEKKRQKKKEEKAKRKEERKENSPGGGLDSMMAYVDELGNITDTPPDPDLEREEIDASTIEIATPKMEDIEIDPVHRGRVEFFNDQKGFGFIKDLDTQEKFFVHVNGLVDQIEEGDKVTFELEKGMKGMNCVNVNRK; encoded by the coding sequence ATGGCAAGATCACAACAGTCCTTCAACAAAAAAGAAAAAGAAAAAAAACGTCAGAAGAAAAAAGAGGAAAAAGCTAAACGTAAAGAGGAGCGCAAAGAAAACTCTCCTGGTGGTGGTTTAGATAGCATGATGGCATATGTGGATGAATTGGGTAACATTACTGATACTCCTCCAGATCCAGATTTAGAAAGAGAAGAGATCGATGCTTCTACTATTGAAATTGCTACTCCTAAAATGGAGGATATCGAAATTGATCCAGTCCACAGAGGACGCGTTGAATTTTTCAATGATCAAAAAGGTTTCGGTTTTATCAAAGATCTTGATACACAAGAGAAATTCTTTGTTCACGTGAACGGTTTAGTAGACCAAATAGAAGAAGGTGATAAAGTAACTTTTGAGTTAGAAAAAGGAATGAAAGGTATGAACTGTGTAAATGTGAACAGAAAATAA
- a CDS encoding aminotransferase class I/II-fold pyridoxal phosphate-dependent enzyme: MASLTKKELQKKYEEYKAQGLALDMTRGKPGAEQLDLSLPMLDLVTSKDYKTLAGADTRNYGGLDGIPEMKEIFKDFLEVSSTDEVIVGGNSSLTLMHDTLARAMSHGFPESKKPWGQQAKVKFLCPSPGYDRHFSVCEHFGIEMVTVPMTDKGPDMDVVEKLVAEDKTIKGIWVVPKYSNPTGITCSKKTVKRLAKMTTAAKDFRIMWDNAYTVHHLSKEQDELENILEACKKEGNDERVLIYGSFSKISFAGSGVAGMGASASNINWMKAHLSMSTIGPDKINQVRHARFFKDFKGVQKHMKKHAAIIAPKFDAVIEILEKELGGKKIATWTVPKGGYFISLDVPKGTAKQVVKLASDAGVKLTAAGATFPYKNDPKDENIRIAPTLPSMGEIKLAMRVLAVCVQLAAAKK; the protein is encoded by the coding sequence ATGGCTTCACTAACAAAGAAAGAATTACAAAAGAAGTACGAAGAGTACAAAGCACAAGGTTTAGCTTTGGACATGACAAGAGGTAAACCAGGTGCAGAGCAACTTGACCTATCATTACCTATGTTAGATTTAGTTACTTCTAAAGATTATAAAACTCTTGCAGGCGCTGACACTCGTAACTACGGTGGGTTAGACGGTATTCCTGAAATGAAAGAGATTTTCAAAGATTTCTTAGAAGTTTCTTCTACTGATGAAGTAATTGTTGGTGGTAACTCATCACTTACTTTGATGCATGATACACTTGCTAGAGCAATGTCACATGGTTTTCCTGAAAGCAAAAAGCCTTGGGGACAACAAGCTAAAGTGAAGTTCTTATGTCCTTCTCCTGGATATGACAGACACTTTTCTGTTTGTGAACATTTCGGAATTGAAATGGTTACAGTCCCTATGACGGATAAAGGTCCTGATATGGATGTTGTAGAGAAATTAGTTGCAGAAGATAAAACTATTAAAGGTATTTGGGTAGTTCCTAAATATTCTAATCCTACAGGTATTACGTGTTCTAAGAAAACAGTAAAACGTCTTGCTAAGATGACTACTGCGGCTAAGGACTTCCGTATTATGTGGGATAATGCTTATACAGTTCATCATTTATCAAAAGAGCAAGATGAGTTAGAAAACATCCTTGAAGCTTGTAAAAAAGAAGGTAACGACGAAAGAGTATTAATTTACGGTTCGTTCTCTAAAATATCTTTTGCAGGTTCTGGTGTTGCTGGTATGGGTGCTTCTGCATCTAATATCAACTGGATGAAAGCTCATTTATCTATGTCTACTATTGGACCTGATAAGATCAACCAAGTAAGACACGCACGTTTCTTTAAAGATTTCAAAGGTGTTCAAAAACACATGAAGAAACATGCTGCTATTATTGCTCCTAAGTTTGATGCTGTAATAGAGATTTTAGAAAAAGAATTAGGCGGAAAGAAAATTGCTACTTGGACAGTTCCAAAAGGTGGTTATTTTATTAGCCTTGATGTTCCTAAAGGTACAGCTAAACAGGTGGTGAAATTAGCATCTGATGCAGGTGTTAAACTAACGGCTGCAGGTGCTACATTCCCTTATAAGAATGACCCTAAGGATGAAAATATTCGAATTGCCCCAACTTTACCTTCTATGGGTGAAATTAAGCTTGCAATGCGCGTTTTAGCAGTTTGTGTACAATTAGCTGCTGCTAAGAAATAG
- a CDS encoding CHAT domain-containing protein, translating to MINKYTLFLLGISLLLFTSVNANADKVNDKIDNILQVSQKYADDGEYKKAIEWNYKALQLAKKRDSALIDVLYQRARYQLALTQFEEFETSTNAFLTIAKKRKNAEFGYVYTLLLASDLYIQYSDIVSASTLFNEALEIMKSNEKLTVLAERSSDYAMLKTKVQTQLNLEKGYYTEALVQISDWQKFDYDLATSTSATLYHTRSNKFKEKDFSNREKIRLKRKYAYSLTTEGKLYRLMGDYQTADSILMKAEIWIKDNIRTDDESYIVNYHERTLNLIESKVDPLEPKKMLEKNIYRAERVLGISHKVYFDIQEDLVDYYAWQRFNFKGDKTQWEFDTNTSLYFGKNSLKQAKSERLVAKDDYLRGNFNKSLSKVNDVFADASIPKNHKEYILINELLYKIGIAIEDQDLAEKALNEYIHATEKTIGNDALAYHIAKVEEATYFTIFTDKFDLADSIFTEHLPIIENRLNPHHYKRLEAERERANYYSLMGQTEKAATLSASIKKAYAEYYGEDHLEYASGLQGTAAYAMDLGNYSEADAQISELLSLYEKHHYRKGTQNIEHAKALETAARFQAITGQYDEATNNLTYANRLSKKSPGKIASSSFADTHAIVYLKKEYFSQAEDIINQSLEHRIERFGTNSRLLIVPYTQLARLSYLKGEYIAADSIAMKAFTISEAIFGEDAKQSIDPLEVQSEIAVAMGNYEFAQEVTQKQIKISKEIYGDRHTEVAKGYTQLALIDLYMGYNPNDVLYLFKDAVDIIAIQLGKDNPVFAIALKNYALAKIEVGKYNEAEDLLKQANQIWIDKLGNDTNTNSAEIESLLGDLEMRREKFIEAQEYYASSQKTYGKIFHSTHPLYIKTTLKRSQAYFGERKYSKAEKYAQITLKEHTNFIEKYFPVLSAKEKSKYWQSIRNDYDFFYSLTLESGKKKLNRLMFNYALETKPLLLSSSVKIRNQIINSGDTLLIREFNNWVDKKEVLTLAYSMSLEQQLDENINVKALEREINVLEKQLSERSSIFADNTSNAPSWKNIQKTLKEGEAAVEIVRFRNFTNVYTDSITYAALIITPKTSSAPIIKVIPNGNTLEDESLGFYKSNLIFGFPDDESYTSFWKPIHEVVGEGTTVYLSSDGVYNQINLESIPVDIDKGDYIIDHNHIVLTSTTSDLLTPATEENKNMNISLFGNPVFYKDLSPDQYNTYTSRAITQLPGTYKEIKALDELLRTEDHTVDLVYLNKQATETAVKELESPRVFHIATHGFFLDDMDGNGTQSLFKKQETINPLLRSGLLLTNAGDLMATDNVYEFNKEEGVLTAYEAMNLNFDNTELVVLSACETGKGDNKIGEGVYGLQRAFLVAGADNIIMSLFEVSDEATQKLMTNFYHLWLKEGHNKRLAFEMAKKELREEYPEPKYWGAFIMLGKI from the coding sequence ATGATTAATAAATATACACTATTCTTATTAGGCATTTCCCTACTATTATTTACATCTGTAAATGCCAATGCAGATAAAGTTAACGACAAGATAGATAATATCTTACAAGTTAGTCAGAAATATGCCGACGATGGAGAATACAAAAAGGCAATTGAGTGGAATTACAAAGCTTTACAATTAGCTAAAAAGAGAGATTCCGCACTCATTGATGTTCTTTACCAAAGAGCTAGATACCAACTAGCACTAACGCAGTTTGAAGAGTTTGAAACATCTACAAATGCATTTCTTACTATTGCTAAGAAAAGAAAAAATGCAGAATTTGGCTATGTATATACCCTACTGCTTGCTTCTGATTTATATATTCAATATTCTGATATTGTAAGTGCTTCGACATTATTTAATGAAGCATTAGAAATAATGAAATCCAATGAAAAGCTTACTGTTTTAGCAGAACGCTCTTCGGATTACGCAATGCTCAAAACTAAGGTGCAAACGCAACTTAATTTAGAAAAAGGATACTATACAGAAGCTTTAGTTCAAATTTCTGATTGGCAAAAGTTTGATTACGATTTAGCCACTAGCACAAGTGCTACACTGTACCATACAAGGTCCAATAAATTTAAAGAGAAGGACTTTTCTAACAGAGAAAAAATACGTCTTAAACGTAAATACGCATATAGTTTAACCACGGAAGGAAAACTATACCGCTTAATGGGCGACTACCAAACTGCTGACAGCATTTTAATGAAAGCAGAAATTTGGATTAAGGATAACATTCGTACTGATGATGAGAGTTACATTGTAAACTACCACGAACGTACACTTAACTTAATAGAAAGTAAGGTTGATCCGTTGGAACCTAAAAAGATGCTCGAAAAAAATATTTACAGAGCAGAACGCGTTTTAGGAATTAGTCATAAAGTATATTTTGATATTCAAGAAGACTTAGTAGATTACTACGCTTGGCAACGTTTTAATTTTAAAGGTGATAAAACACAATGGGAATTTGACACAAATACTTCTCTTTATTTTGGAAAGAACAGTTTAAAACAAGCAAAATCTGAAAGATTAGTAGCTAAAGATGATTATTTACGAGGCAACTTTAACAAATCATTAAGTAAAGTAAATGATGTATTTGCCGATGCTTCTATTCCTAAAAACCATAAAGAATACATTTTAATTAATGAGTTACTTTATAAAATTGGAATTGCTATTGAAGATCAAGATTTAGCAGAAAAAGCACTTAATGAATACATTCATGCAACAGAAAAAACTATTGGTAATGATGCTCTTGCTTATCATATCGCAAAAGTAGAAGAAGCTACATACTTTACAATATTTACCGATAAGTTTGATTTAGCTGATAGCATTTTCACAGAACACTTGCCAATTATAGAGAATCGATTAAACCCTCATCACTATAAAAGACTTGAAGCAGAAAGAGAAAGAGCTAATTACTATTCTTTAATGGGGCAAACTGAAAAAGCAGCAACATTAAGTGCTAGTATTAAAAAAGCCTATGCAGAATATTATGGAGAAGATCATTTAGAATATGCATCTGGCTTACAAGGTACTGCTGCTTATGCTATGGATTTAGGAAATTACTCTGAAGCAGATGCTCAAATCTCTGAACTTTTAAGTTTATACGAAAAGCATCATTACAGAAAAGGAACGCAAAATATTGAACATGCAAAAGCTTTAGAAACGGCAGCTCGTTTTCAAGCAATTACTGGTCAGTACGATGAAGCGACGAATAATTTAACTTACGCCAACCGATTGTCTAAAAAATCTCCTGGTAAAATTGCTTCATCTAGCTTTGCAGATACACATGCTATTGTGTATTTAAAGAAAGAATATTTCTCTCAGGCAGAAGATATAATCAACCAATCTTTAGAACATAGAATTGAAAGATTTGGTACTAACAGTAGATTACTAATTGTCCCTTATACTCAACTTGCCCGTTTATCTTATTTAAAGGGTGAATATATTGCGGCTGATTCTATCGCTATGAAAGCTTTTACTATTAGTGAAGCTATTTTTGGAGAAGATGCTAAACAATCCATTGATCCTTTAGAAGTACAATCTGAAATTGCAGTAGCAATGGGTAACTATGAGTTTGCTCAAGAAGTTACTCAAAAACAAATAAAAATCTCTAAAGAAATTTATGGAGATAGACATACTGAAGTAGCTAAAGGATATACGCAATTAGCACTTATAGATCTGTACATGGGTTATAACCCGAATGATGTATTGTACCTCTTTAAAGATGCTGTTGATATTATTGCAATTCAATTAGGTAAAGACAACCCTGTATTTGCTATTGCATTAAAGAACTATGCACTCGCAAAAATTGAAGTAGGAAAATATAACGAAGCTGAAGATTTACTGAAACAAGCCAATCAAATTTGGATTGATAAGTTAGGAAATGATACCAATACCAATTCAGCTGAAATTGAATCGCTTCTTGGTGACCTTGAAATGAGAAGAGAAAAGTTTATTGAAGCACAAGAGTATTATGCTTCTTCTCAGAAAACATATGGTAAAATTTTCCATTCAACACACCCTCTTTATATTAAGACTACTCTAAAAAGGTCTCAAGCTTATTTTGGTGAAAGAAAATATTCTAAAGCAGAAAAATATGCACAAATTACTCTAAAAGAACATACTAACTTTATTGAAAAGTATTTCCCTGTATTAAGTGCAAAAGAAAAATCTAAATATTGGCAATCAATTCGTAACGATTACGATTTCTTTTATAGTCTGACATTAGAATCTGGAAAAAAGAAATTAAACCGTTTGATGTTTAATTACGCTCTAGAAACAAAACCTTTATTATTAAGCTCTTCTGTTAAGATTAGAAATCAAATTATTAATAGTGGAGATACACTCCTTATAAGAGAATTTAATAATTGGGTAGATAAAAAAGAAGTACTTACGCTTGCCTATTCTATGAGTCTTGAGCAACAACTTGATGAAAACATCAATGTTAAAGCATTGGAAAGAGAAATAAATGTTCTCGAGAAGCAACTAAGTGAACGTTCAAGTATTTTTGCTGATAACACTTCAAATGCTCCTTCTTGGAAGAATATTCAGAAAACATTAAAAGAGGGAGAAGCAGCAGTAGAAATTGTTCGTTTTAGAAATTTCACGAATGTTTATACAGATTCTATTACATATGCAGCATTAATTATTACACCTAAAACTTCTTCTGCTCCTATCATTAAAGTTATTCCTAACGGAAATACTTTAGAAGATGAAAGTTTAGGTTTTTATAAATCTAATTTAATTTTTGGTTTCCCTGATGATGAATCATATACTTCTTTTTGGAAACCAATACATGAAGTTGTCGGTGAAGGAACAACTGTATATTTATCTTCTGATGGAGTTTATAATCAAATAAATTTAGAGTCTATTCCTGTTGATATTGATAAGGGCGATTATATTATTGATCATAACCATATTGTTTTAACAAGTACAACTTCAGATCTTTTAACTCCTGCAACCGAAGAGAATAAAAACATGAATATTTCTCTATTTGGTAACCCTGTATTTTATAAGGATTTATCTCCTGACCAATACAACACCTATACATCTAGAGCAATTACACAGCTTCCTGGTACTTATAAAGAGATTAAAGCATTAGATGAGTTACTAAGAACAGAAGACCATACTGTTGACCTTGTTTACTTAAATAAACAAGCTACAGAAACTGCAGTTAAAGAATTAGAATCTCCAAGAGTATTTCATATTGCTACGCACGGTTTTTTCTTAGATGATATGGATGGAAATGGGACACAATCTTTATTCAAAAAACAAGAAACAATAAATCCATTACTTAGATCTGGGCTACTTTTAACGAATGCAGGTGATTTAATGGCTACAGATAATGTTTATGAATTTAATAAAGAAGAAGGTGTACTAACTGCTTATGAAGCGATGAACCTTAACTTTGACAACACTGAATTAGTTGTTTTATCTGCTTGTGAAACGGGTAAAGGTGACAACAAAATTGGTGAAGGAGTTTATGGTTTACAAAGAGCTTTTCTTGTAGCAGGAGCTGATAATATTATCATGAGTTTGTTTGAAGTTTCTGATGAAGCAACACAGAAATTAATGACCAACTTTTATCATTTATGGTTAAAAGAAGGACACAATAAGCGTCTTGCTTTTGAAATGGCAAAAAAAGAACTTAGAGAAGAATACCCTGAACCAAAATATTGGGGAGCATTTATTATGCTTGGGAAAATCTAA
- a CDS encoding NUDIX hydrolase — protein sequence MNEYYNSAYKPLLAIDCVIFGYEQGELKVLLTRRKQDPYKGAWGLATGFLHFGESLHYAAERVLKKQTGLDRIYMDQLSTFGEVDRDPEARVISLVYYALIKVESQTLETLEKNQAQWFSITALPKLMFDHETMIQMSWGKLRRKSRYQPIGFELLPEKFTLPELQSLYEAIHQKQFDKRNFRKKILATGLLKKLDEKQKGVSKKGAYYYVFEEGKYDELISQGFNFELKSMAFGS from the coding sequence ATGAACGAATATTATAACAGTGCATATAAACCCTTACTAGCCATAGATTGTGTTATTTTTGGATACGAACAAGGCGAGCTTAAAGTATTACTCACAAGAAGAAAGCAAGATCCTTACAAAGGAGCTTGGGGTTTAGCGACAGGTTTTCTTCACTTTGGAGAGTCTTTACATTATGCAGCGGAGCGTGTACTTAAAAAGCAAACTGGTTTAGATCGTATTTATATGGATCAACTTAGTACTTTTGGCGAAGTAGATAGGGATCCAGAAGCACGAGTTATTTCGTTAGTTTATTATGCTTTAATTAAAGTAGAGTCTCAAACTTTAGAGACACTTGAAAAAAATCAGGCACAGTGGTTTTCAATTACTGCGTTACCAAAATTAATGTTTGATCATGAAACAATGATTCAAATGTCATGGGGTAAATTGAGAAGAAAATCTAGATACCAACCAATTGGTTTTGAGTTGTTACCAGAAAAATTCACATTACCTGAATTACAATCTTTATACGAGGCAATTCACCAAAAGCAGTTTGATAAACGTAACTTTAGAAAGAAAATTCTTGCTACAGGTTTATTGAAAAAGCTAGATGAAAAACAAAAAGGAGTATCTAAAAAAGGTGCATACTATTATGTATTTGAAGAAGGTAAATATGATGAACTTATTTCTCAAGGTTTCAACTTCGAGTTGAAATCTATGGCATTTGGTTCATAA
- a CDS encoding Crp/Fnr family transcriptional regulator, whose product MAKDLFDFDVFKNLSVSVQEAELLRNVFKEKKIKKGEILLLNGQDVDTIFYVIDGCLRTYFIDEKGKEHTIQFAVHDWWISDMIAYFSQTKAILNIESLEDTSIFIVHRADLEKLCFQVPIFNKLYRSKLEGSIIGYQKRILGNLSQNATERYETFINQYPTIENSVKNYHLASYLGITTESLSRIRKEMSKRS is encoded by the coding sequence ATGGCCAAAGATCTATTTGATTTTGATGTTTTCAAAAATCTTAGTGTTTCTGTACAAGAAGCAGAATTATTGCGTAATGTATTTAAAGAAAAAAAAATAAAAAAGGGTGAAATTTTACTTCTTAATGGACAAGATGTAGATACTATCTTTTATGTAATTGATGGCTGCTTAAGAACTTATTTTATTGACGAAAAAGGAAAAGAACATACTATACAATTTGCTGTTCATGACTGGTGGATAAGTGATATGATTGCCTATTTTTCTCAAACTAAAGCAATTCTTAATATTGAAAGCTTAGAAGATACATCAATATTTATAGTACATAGAGCAGACCTAGAAAAATTATGTTTTCAGGTACCTATATTCAATAAATTATACAGATCTAAGTTAGAAGGTTCAATCATTGGATACCAGAAAAGGATTTTAGGTAATCTATCTCAAAATGCTACAGAAAGGTATGAAACTTTTATTAATCAGTATCCAACAATAGAAAACTCTGTTAAAAACTATCATTTAGCTTCTTACTTAGGTATTACAACAGAAAGCCTAAGTAGAATAAGAAAAGAAATGTCAAAAAGATCCTAA
- a CDS encoding MarR family winged helix-turn-helix transcriptional regulator, with protein sequence MKNSNYIKAVYQIITTGHWITDRVGSELKGFGITEPQFNVLRILRGQHGNPITVFEILEKMVQRSSNITRIVDKLLEKGLVNRVECPTNRRKMDITITSNGLETLKELDKKVEKLHEPLQNNLTETEAETLAKLIIKLKGE encoded by the coding sequence ATGAAAAACTCAAATTATATAAAGGCGGTATATCAAATTATTACCACAGGGCACTGGATTACTGATCGTGTGGGTAGTGAATTAAAAGGTTTTGGAATTACAGAACCACAATTTAATGTATTAAGAATATTAAGGGGGCAGCATGGGAACCCTATTACAGTATTTGAAATTTTAGAAAAAATGGTTCAGAGATCTAGTAATATAACACGTATTGTGGATAAATTATTAGAAAAAGGACTTGTAAATAGAGTAGAGTGCCCAACCAATAGAAGAAAAATGGATATAACCATCACTTCAAATGGGTTAGAAACTTTAAAAGAATTAGATAAAAAAGTTGAAAAACTTCACGAACCTCTACAGAATAATCTGACGGAAACTGAAGCAGAAACTTTAGCAAAATTAATTATTAAATTAAAAGGAGAGTAA
- a CDS encoding DUF1697 domain-containing protein: MNFLAILRGINVGGKRKILMKDLKELFEVNGFQNIITYIQSGNILFSTAELQDAIQVENLIEKEILARFGFNVPAIVISVPEVKIAIKENPFYKDETDISQLHLTVLRSAPDEDLITDLKEKEFNGDHFEVIGRKVFIKCKGKYSQSKLTNQLFEKKLKVIATTRNWKTVLKIQQLIEDKID; encoded by the coding sequence ATGAATTTTCTGGCAATTTTAAGAGGAATAAATGTAGGTGGTAAACGGAAAATACTAATGAAAGATCTTAAAGAGCTTTTTGAAGTAAATGGTTTTCAAAATATCATTACATATATTCAAAGTGGTAATATTTTATTTTCTACAGCAGAATTACAAGACGCTATTCAAGTAGAAAATTTGATAGAAAAAGAAATACTAGCACGTTTTGGATTTAACGTTCCTGCAATAGTTATTTCTGTTCCGGAAGTGAAAATTGCTATTAAAGAAAATCCATTTTATAAAGATGAAACCGATATTAGTCAATTACATTTAACTGTTCTCCGTTCTGCACCCGACGAGGATTTAATTACAGATCTAAAAGAGAAAGAGTTTAATGGAGATCATTTTGAAGTAATCGGACGAAAAGTATTTATAAAATGTAAAGGTAAATACAGTCAATCTAAGCTTACAAATCAATTGTTTGAAAAGAAATTGAAGGTAATAGCAACAACAAGAAACTGGAAAACCGTTTTGAAAATTCAACAATTAATTGAAGATAAAATCGATTAG
- a CDS encoding NAD(P)H-dependent oxidoreductase yields the protein MKKILVINGAQKFLHSQGSLNKSITELSVNYLENREGFEVKFTNVDDTYIIEEEVEKFVWADVIIYHTPIWWFSIPFGFKKYIDEILTHGENKIYVSDGRHRVEPKLHYGTGGLLKGKKYILTTSWNAPEEAFTLENEFFDQKSVDEGAMFGFHKMNSFIGLEKLGTYHFYDVMKDPKIEQDFKNYTALLDELL from the coding sequence ATGAAAAAGATTTTAGTAATCAATGGAGCTCAAAAATTCCTTCACTCTCAAGGGAGTTTAAATAAATCAATAACTGAATTATCTGTTAATTATTTAGAGAATAGAGAGGGCTTCGAAGTGAAATTTACGAATGTAGATGATACTTACATTATTGAAGAAGAGGTTGAAAAGTTTGTATGGGCTGATGTAATTATTTATCATACACCAATTTGGTGGTTTTCTATTCCTTTTGGGTTTAAAAAATATATAGATGAAATATTAACTCATGGTGAGAATAAAATATATGTAAGTGATGGTAGACATAGAGTCGAACCAAAACTACACTATGGAACAGGAGGTTTGTTGAAAGGTAAAAAATATATTTTGACAACATCGTGGAATGCTCCTGAAGAAGCATTTACACTAGAAAACGAGTTCTTTGATCAGAAAAGTGTTGATGAAGGAGCAATGTTTGGTTTTCATAAAATGAACTCATTTATTGGGTTAGAAAAGTTAGGTACATATCATTTTTATGATGTTATGAAGGATCCTAAAATAGAACAAGATTTTAAAAATTATACAGCTTTATTAGACGAGCTTCTTTAA